A window from Salarias fasciatus chromosome 11, fSalaFa1.1, whole genome shotgun sequence encodes these proteins:
- the stx12l gene encoding syntaxin-12 produces MSYTRGDGWSQPRDFNSIVQTCSSNIQKISQNSSHIRSLLQQLGIRPETSELQDKLQQLQHYTNQLAKETNRNLKELNAVHPPPAPSEQRQQKLQKERLMSDFSAALNNFQELQRRAAESQKECVARARAASRGLADGGNVTEQLVTFEKEDEWSQVQTEEIPFSQEDLDSIRDRETSIRQLEADIMDVNQIFKDLAVMIHDQGETIDSIEANVETAEIHVDRGAVQLQKAAYYQRKSRKRLCLLAMVASLVLFILIIIIWQAIK; encoded by the exons aTGTCCTACACCAGAGGAGACGGCTGGTCTCAGCCCCGAGACTTCAACAGCATCGTGCAGACATGCAGCTCCAACATCCAGAAGATCAGCCAGAACT CCAGTCACATCCggagcctcctgcagcagctgggaaTCAGACCGGAGACCTCGGAGCTGCAGGACAAGCT tcagcagctgcagcactaCACCAACCAGCTGGCCAAGGAAACCAACAGGAACCTGAAGGAGCTGAACGCCGTGCACCCTCCGCCTGCCCCGTCAGAGCAg AGGCAGCAGAAGCTCCAGAAGGAGCGTCTGATGAGCGACTTTTCTGCAGCGCTCAACAACttccaggagctgcagcgccgaGCCGCAGAGAGCCAGAAGGAGTGTGTGGCTCGAGCCAGGGCCGCATCCCGAGGCCTG GCTGACGGGGGAAACGTGACGGAGCAGCTGGTCACTTTTGAGAA ggAGGATGAGTGGAGCCAGGTCCAGACTGAGGAGATCCCCTTCAgccaggaggacctggacagCATCCGGGACCGGGAGACCAGCATCAGACAGCTGGAG GCCGACATCATGGACGTGAACCAGATCTTCAAGGACCTGGCTGTGATGATCCACGACCAGGGAGAGACCAtcg ACAGCATCGAGGCCAACGTGGAGACTGCAGAGATCCATGTGGACCGAGGAGCCGTGCAGCTGCAGAAGGCGGCGTACTACCAG AGGAAGTCCCGGAAGAGGCTGTGTCTGCTGGCCATGGTGGCGTCGCTggtgctcttcatcctcatcatcatcatctggcAGGCCATCAAATGA
- the preb gene encoding guanine nucleotide-exchange factor SEC12 isoform X2 yields the protein MGKKKVPDLYRAPFPLYAVKVDGKSGLVLTAGGGGASKTGIKNAVHFLDLQLVGGQYSASLLHSHDTDTRATMNMAVGDGLVAAGQDGTCCLMRFKQSAPGGAGGGSGVQQGNARRRAGKGQLSRRDGAEAAGDGPPTRDDTARVSVSGLAELQSDLNPQDPLQKVVRFSPDLSLLLTGGTDGHVRVWESVSPDGFSSLKKKLDFRAHEGEVEDLDMSPGNKHLVTVGRDFSCSVWSGTQLAASLNWLDTVPQLGQKTYRYLACRFGKVEDQKDALRLYTVQIPHKRERKPPPCYLTKWDGRSLLPMLTAPCGAEVLSSLAVSDSGTFLGLGTVTGSVAIVIAFSLQRLYYVQESHGIVVTDLCFLPDSLRGNNEAALLSVAVDSRLQLHPVANRRSFPVWVVLFFCGLMVVGVLLLLQHLFPGFL from the exons ATGGGGAAGAAGAAGGTTCCAGACCTGTACAGAGCGCCCTTCCCCTTATACGCCGTTAAAGTGGACGGTAAAAGTGGGCTGGtgctcacagcaggggggggcggggcctccaaGACTGGCATCAAGAATGCAGTG cacttcctggacctgcagctggtGGGGGGGCAGTACAGCGCCAGCCTGCTGCACTCCCACGACACCGACACGCGCGCCACCATGAACATGGCCGTCGGAGACGGGCTGGTGGCGGCGGGACAGGACGGCACCTGCTGCCTGATGAGGTTCAAACAGAGCGCCCCGGGAGGGGCCGGCG GTGGCAGCGGCGTGCAGCAGGGGAACGCCCGGCGGCGTGCCGGGAAGGGACAGCTGTCCAGGAGGGACGGGGCGGAGGCGGCCGGAGACGGCCCCCCCACCAGGGACGACACGGCCCGGGTCTCCGTCAGCGGCCTGGCCGAGCTGCAGTCGGACCTGAACCCCCAGGACCCCCTCCAGAAGGTGGTCCGCTTCAGCCCCGACCTGAGCCTGCTGCTGACGGGGGGCACCGACGGACACGTCCGCGTCTGGGAG AGTGTGTCTCCTGATGGGTTTTCTTcgctgaagaagaagctggactTCCGAGCCCATGAGGGGGAGGTTGAAGACCTGGACATGAGTCCCGGGAACAAG CACCTGGTGACGGTGGGCCGGGACttctcctgcagtgtgtggagtgGGACCCAGCTGGCTGCGTCTCTGAACTGGCTGGACACGGTTCCTCAGCTGGGCCAGAAGACGTACCGGTACCTGGCCTGCag GTTTGGAAAGGTGGAGGACCAGAAAGATGCCCTGAGGCTGTACACGGTGCAGATCCCCCACAAGCGGGAGCGGAAGCCCCCCCCCTGCTACCTCACCAAGTGGGACGGGAGGAGCCTGCTGCCCATGCTGACGGCGCCCTGCGGCGCCGAGGTGCTGTCCAGCCTGGCTGTCAG TGACTCGGGGACGTTCCTGGGCCTCGGCACCGTGACGGGATCCGTGGCCATCGTCATCgctttctctctgcag AGGCTGTACTACGTTCAGGAGTCTCACGGCATCGTGGTCACTGATCTGTGTTTCCTGCCCGACTCTCTGCGAGGAAACAACGAGGCGGCGCTGCTGAGCGTGGCCGTGGACAgccggctgcagctccacccagtgGCCAACAGGA GGTCCTTCCCGGTCTGGGTGGTGCTGTTCTTCTGCGGCCTCATGGTGGTGggggtcctcctcctgctgcagcacctCTTCCCAGGGTTCCTCTGA
- the preb gene encoding guanine nucleotide-exchange factor SEC12 isoform X1, translated as MGKKKVPDLYRAPFPLYAVKVDGKSGLVLTAGGGGASKTGIKNAVHFLDLQLVGGQYSASLLHSHDTDTRATMNMAVGDGLVAAGQDGTCCLMRFKQSAPGGAGGGSGVQQGNARRRAGKGQLSRRDGAEAAGDGPPTRDDTARVSVSGLAELQSDLNPQDPLQKVVRFSPDLSLLLTGGTDGHVRVWESVSPDGFSSLKKKLDFRAHEGEVEDLDMSPGNKHLVTVGRDFSCSVWSGTQLAASLNWLDTVPQLGQKTYRYLACRFGKVEDQKDALRLYTVQIPHKRERKPPPCYLTKWDGRSLLPMLTAPCGAEVLSSLAVSDSGTFLGLGTVTGSVAIVIAFSLQRLYYVQESHGIVVTDLCFLPDSLRGNNEAALLSVAVDSRLQLHPVANRSKCPPAPASPQLPPLPPLSCVVFSRVLPGLGGAVLLRPHGGGGPPPAAAPLPRVPLSPAPAPDQDQDSPGPPSQGAEGFSVKTD; from the exons ATGGGGAAGAAGAAGGTTCCAGACCTGTACAGAGCGCCCTTCCCCTTATACGCCGTTAAAGTGGACGGTAAAAGTGGGCTGGtgctcacagcaggggggggcggggcctccaaGACTGGCATCAAGAATGCAGTG cacttcctggacctgcagctggtGGGGGGGCAGTACAGCGCCAGCCTGCTGCACTCCCACGACACCGACACGCGCGCCACCATGAACATGGCCGTCGGAGACGGGCTGGTGGCGGCGGGACAGGACGGCACCTGCTGCCTGATGAGGTTCAAACAGAGCGCCCCGGGAGGGGCCGGCG GTGGCAGCGGCGTGCAGCAGGGGAACGCCCGGCGGCGTGCCGGGAAGGGACAGCTGTCCAGGAGGGACGGGGCGGAGGCGGCCGGAGACGGCCCCCCCACCAGGGACGACACGGCCCGGGTCTCCGTCAGCGGCCTGGCCGAGCTGCAGTCGGACCTGAACCCCCAGGACCCCCTCCAGAAGGTGGTCCGCTTCAGCCCCGACCTGAGCCTGCTGCTGACGGGGGGCACCGACGGACACGTCCGCGTCTGGGAG AGTGTGTCTCCTGATGGGTTTTCTTcgctgaagaagaagctggactTCCGAGCCCATGAGGGGGAGGTTGAAGACCTGGACATGAGTCCCGGGAACAAG CACCTGGTGACGGTGGGCCGGGACttctcctgcagtgtgtggagtgGGACCCAGCTGGCTGCGTCTCTGAACTGGCTGGACACGGTTCCTCAGCTGGGCCAGAAGACGTACCGGTACCTGGCCTGCag GTTTGGAAAGGTGGAGGACCAGAAAGATGCCCTGAGGCTGTACACGGTGCAGATCCCCCACAAGCGGGAGCGGAAGCCCCCCCCCTGCTACCTCACCAAGTGGGACGGGAGGAGCCTGCTGCCCATGCTGACGGCGCCCTGCGGCGCCGAGGTGCTGTCCAGCCTGGCTGTCAG TGACTCGGGGACGTTCCTGGGCCTCGGCACCGTGACGGGATCCGTGGCCATCGTCATCgctttctctctgcag AGGCTGTACTACGTTCAGGAGTCTCACGGCATCGTGGTCACTGATCTGTGTTTCCTGCCCGACTCTCTGCGAGGAAACAACGAGGCGGCGCTGCTGAGCGTGGCCGTGGACAgccggctgcagctccacccagtgGCCAACAGGAGTAAGTGTCCGCCTGCACCCGCCTCCCCCCAGctccccccgctgccccccctcagctgtgttgtgttttccagGGTCCTTCCCGGTCTGGGTGGTGCTGTTCTTCTGCGGCCTCATGGTGGTGggggtcctcctcctgctgcagcacctCTTCCCAGGGTTCCTCTGAGTCCTGCTCcggctccagaccaggaccaggactcccCCGGCCCCCCCTCACAGGGTGCTGAAGGTTTCTCTGTGAAGACAGATTGA